The segment TCCAGGTTCGCAATCGTCGGTGTTTTACCCCGGACAACCATCCTCCAGTACAGAGGAGCGACGAGCAGATCGAGCGCGAGGTCCCGGTCAAGGTCTTCAGGCAGTTCACTTCGGTGCACCCAGCGGTCCAGAAGAGCCTCTGCCCGCTCCCGCCGTGCTTGCGCCACCCGGTCGTTGATTGCACGCATCTCGGACGATCGCGCGGCTTCGGCATGCAGATCCGGCAGGATCCTACGGACCAGAGGATGCCGAAGCACCACGCGCGTCTGTATTAGCAGATTAAGGATGTCCTCTTGCAACGTGGCGCCCTCAACTTCCGGTAATGTGATCCGCAGACCAAGCGTCGAAACCGCCGCCTCGGCGAAAGCCAGGCGCGACGAGAACCGTCGATAGATCGCTGCCTTGC is part of the Sulfitobacter geojensis genome and harbors:
- a CDS encoding TetR-like C-terminal domain-containing protein: MKRNRSDEKIRRVPSGAAVPRAELTEALYRAFFEEWADRGFAALSLERVAARAGAGKAAIYRRFSSRLAFAEAAVSTLGLRITLPEVEGATLQEDILNLLIQTRVVLRHPLVRRILPDLHAEAARSSEMRAINDRVAQARRERAEALLDRWVHRSELPEDLDRDLALDLLVAPLYWRMVVRGKTPTIANLETQSRAIIAGLTALGRTARLD